The Eleginops maclovinus isolate JMC-PN-2008 ecotype Puerto Natales chromosome 3, JC_Emac_rtc_rv5, whole genome shotgun sequence genome includes a region encoding these proteins:
- the LOC134862446 gene encoding putative transmembrane protein 244 isoform X2 — protein MKWHSKAKRSSQRLDHFDGLIPFDFKTEPAESNSKYLVNLLSLELTYFCSGLLFAAVVRRRVWDYALTVTLLHVIITSLVMLEFPMVWQWWLALGSGLFLMICNGQLIAYFTCKSDQSYTSFSIY, from the exons ATGAAATGGCATTCAAAAGCAAAGCGGTCGAGTCAAAG GTTGGATCATTTTGACGGACTGATTCCATTTGACTTCAAGACCGAACCCGCTGAATCCAACTCCAAATACTTGG TAAACCTCCTCTCCCTAGAGCTCACCTACTTTTGCAGTGGCCTTTTGTTTGCTGCAGTGGTGAGGAGGCGTGTATGGGATTATGCCCTCACAGTCACACTTCTGCATGTAATTATCACTAGCCTAG TGATGTTGGAGTTTCCAATGGTGTGGCAGTGGTGGCTGGCTTTAG GAAGCGGCTTGTTTCTGATGATCTGCAATGGTCAGCTGATAGCTTACTTCACCTGTAAAAGTGACCAAAGCTACACATCCTTCAGCATCTACTGA
- the LOC134862446 gene encoding putative transmembrane protein 244 isoform X1, protein MAFKSKAVESKTVLFNLLLCLAIFYSLFYMIGSVCFGAFRLDHFDGLIPFDFKTEPAESNSKYLVNLLSLELTYFCSGLLFAAVVRRRVWDYALTVTLLHVIITSLVMLEFPMVWQWWLALGSGLFLMICNGQLIAYFTCKSDQSYTSFSIY, encoded by the exons ATGGCATTCAAAAGCAAAGCGGTCGAGTCAAAG ACCGTGCTCTTCAATCTCCTGCTATGTCTGGCCATATTTTACTCTCTTTTTTACATGATTGGGAGTGTGTGCTTCGGTGCCTTCAG GTTGGATCATTTTGACGGACTGATTCCATTTGACTTCAAGACCGAACCCGCTGAATCCAACTCCAAATACTTGG TAAACCTCCTCTCCCTAGAGCTCACCTACTTTTGCAGTGGCCTTTTGTTTGCTGCAGTGGTGAGGAGGCGTGTATGGGATTATGCCCTCACAGTCACACTTCTGCATGTAATTATCACTAGCCTAG TGATGTTGGAGTTTCCAATGGTGTGGCAGTGGTGGCTGGCTTTAG GAAGCGGCTTGTTTCTGATGATCTGCAATGGTCAGCTGATAGCTTACTTCACCTGTAAAAGTGACCAAAGCTACACATCCTTCAGCATCTACTGA